One genomic window of Candidatus Pseudobacter hemicellulosilyticus includes the following:
- the mraY gene encoding phospho-N-acetylmuramoyl-pentapeptide-transferase gives MLYHLMDWLKELGVKFPGSALFQFITSRVMLAVILSLVISAVFGKKLINYLRRKQVGETVRDLGLAGEQQKKGTPTMGGLIIILAILVPTLLLADLNKAYIRLMIFATVWLGIIGFIDDYLKLRAKKLAQQQGVAYKKGDKDGLAGWFKVLGQVVLGIVVASVLLFNENTKVWRDYTGPVKENDKSIIKRTFDGKTKYFVEADAPITTIPFVKGHEFNYSKLLPEAVRGFTWVLYIVIVIFIVTAVSNGANITDGLDGLATGTSAIIGACLGIFAYASGNLRFAEYLNIMYIPNLGELSIFIGAMIGACVGFLWYNAYPAQVFMGDTGSLTLGGIIAALAIIVRKELLIPIFCGVFLVEVLSVTLQVSWFKYTKKKYGEGRRIFLMSPLHHHYQKLGYHEAKIVTRFWIVTILCIVFSVVTLKIR, from the coding sequence ATGTTGTATCATTTAATGGACTGGCTGAAGGAGTTGGGGGTGAAATTCCCTGGTAGTGCGCTGTTTCAGTTCATTACCTCCCGTGTCATGCTTGCAGTGATCCTGTCCTTGGTTATTTCAGCGGTATTCGGCAAAAAGCTCATCAACTACCTGCGCAGAAAGCAGGTGGGAGAAACGGTCCGCGACCTGGGCCTGGCTGGTGAACAGCAGAAAAAAGGAACGCCTACCATGGGTGGCCTGATCATTATCCTGGCTATCCTGGTGCCCACCCTGCTGCTGGCCGACCTGAACAAAGCCTATATCCGGCTGATGATCTTTGCCACTGTCTGGCTGGGCATTATCGGTTTCATAGATGACTATCTGAAGCTGCGGGCCAAAAAGCTGGCGCAGCAGCAGGGGGTGGCTTACAAGAAAGGGGATAAGGACGGGCTGGCCGGATGGTTCAAAGTATTGGGACAGGTAGTGCTGGGAATAGTAGTGGCCTCCGTGCTGCTCTTCAATGAGAACACCAAGGTATGGCGGGACTACACCGGGCCGGTGAAAGAGAATGACAAGTCCATTATCAAAAGGACTTTTGACGGCAAGACTAAATATTTCGTGGAAGCGGATGCGCCCATCACCACCATCCCCTTTGTGAAAGGACATGAGTTCAACTACTCGAAGCTGCTGCCGGAAGCGGTGCGCGGTTTCACCTGGGTTCTTTATATAGTGATCGTGATCTTCATTGTGACGGCGGTCTCCAACGGGGCCAATATCACAGATGGATTGGACGGGCTGGCAACAGGCACCAGCGCCATCATTGGCGCCTGCCTCGGCATCTTTGCCTATGCCAGCGGCAACCTGCGGTTTGCGGAATACCTGAACATCATGTATATCCCCAACCTGGGCGAGCTGTCCATTTTCATCGGCGCCATGATCGGCGCCTGCGTGGGCTTTCTCTGGTATAATGCCTATCCCGCACAGGTGTTCATGGGCGATACGGGCAGTCTGACCCTGGGGGGTATCATTGCCGCCCTGGCCATCATTGTCCGGAAAGAATTACTGATCCCGATCTTCTGCGGCGTGTTCCTGGTAGAAGTGCTGAGTGTTACCCTGCAGGTATCCTGGTTTAAATACACGAAAAAGAAATACGGTGAGGGCAGGAGGATCTTCCTGATGAGTCCGCTGCACCACCATTATCAGAAGTTAGGCTATCATGAAGCGAAGATTGTAACGCGGTTCTGGATTGTGACCATTCTGTGTATCGTGTTCTCAGTGGTTACGCTCAAGATCAGGTAA